From the genome of Hathewaya histolytica, one region includes:
- a CDS encoding L-aspartate oxidase produces the protein MIKETEVLIIGSGVAGLYFALNLDKKIKVTIVSKGDLRECNSYLAQGGISKRRDFNDTEAYFEDTMKAGLYKNNIDNVRIMIEESENNIDNLLSYGVPFDRSEGKLDYTKEGAHSDFRIVHCKDKTGEIVTDTLIREAKNRDNIKILENVNIIDLISMNNKCYGATGILNNKKEIIRIYSNYTVLASGGIGGLFKNSTNQRNLTGIGLALAIKHNIDLCDIGFIQFHPTALYEQSEGKKFLISESLRGEGGKLVNINNEKFACELLPRNILTKAILEEEKNTRVPYVLLDVTHLGEDFIKSRFPGIYSGCLEKGIDITKEKVRVTPVQHYFMGGINVDSYTRTSMKNLFSCGECSCTGVHGENRLASNSLLEALVFSKRGAEFINKNMCKTDMVNFISHIKNFLCKYSYEEAIKEDKKNTKLAIEKIKEVRRDIQDELVYYR, from the coding sequence ATGATTAAGGAAACAGAAGTCTTAATAATAGGTTCTGGAGTTGCTGGATTATATTTTGCTTTAAACTTAGATAAGAAGATTAAAGTTACCATAGTAAGTAAAGGTGATTTAAGAGAATGTAATTCTTATCTAGCTCAAGGAGGAATTTCAAAAAGAAGAGATTTTAACGATACAGAGGCTTATTTTGAGGATACTATGAAAGCAGGGCTTTACAAAAATAATATTGATAATGTTAGGATTATGATAGAAGAATCAGAAAATAATATAGATAATCTATTAAGTTATGGAGTTCCCTTTGATAGAAGTGAGGGTAAATTAGATTATACAAAAGAGGGTGCACATAGTGATTTTAGAATAGTGCATTGTAAAGATAAAACAGGAGAAATTGTTACCGATACCTTAATAAGAGAAGCGAAAAATAGAGATAACATTAAAATATTGGAAAATGTAAATATTATAGATTTAATTTCTATGAATAATAAATGTTACGGGGCAACAGGAATTTTAAATAATAAAAAAGAGATAATCAGGATTTATAGTAATTATACAGTACTTGCATCAGGTGGTATAGGTGGTTTATTTAAAAACTCAACTAATCAAAGAAATTTAACAGGGATAGGATTAGCTTTGGCAATTAAACATAATATAGATTTATGTGATATAGGGTTTATACAATTTCATCCAACAGCATTGTATGAACAAAGTGAAGGAAAGAAATTTTTAATTTCGGAATCGCTACGAGGTGAGGGAGGAAAACTTGTAAATATTAACAATGAAAAGTTTGCGTGCGAATTGCTTCCTAGAAATATTTTAACAAAGGCTATTTTAGAGGAAGAAAAGAATACTAGGGTTCCCTACGTTTTACTGGATGTAACCCACCTAGGGGAAGATTTTATTAAGTCTAGATTTCCTGGTATATATAGTGGTTGCTTAGAAAAAGGAATTGATATAACCAAAGAAAAAGTTAGAGTTACACCGGTGCAACATTATTTTATGGGAGGGATAAATGTAGACTCTTATACTAGAACATCTATGAAAAATTTATTTTCTTGTGGTGAATGTAGTTGTACTGGAGTACATGGAGAAAATAGGCTAGCTAGCAACTCTCTTTTAGAAGCATTAGTATTTTCTAAAAGAGGCGCAGAATTTATAAATAAAAATATGTGCAAAACGGATATGGTTAATTTTATAAGTCATATAAAAAATTTTCTATGTAAATATTCTTACGAAGAAGCAATTAAAGAGGATAAAAAAAATACAAAACTAGCTATAGAAAAAATAAAAGAAGTTAGGAGGGATATTCAAGATGAATTGGTTTATTATAGATAA
- the nadA gene encoding quinolinate synthase NadA: MRDIREEILRLKKERNAIILAHYYQNPDIQDIADYVGDSYYLSKVGKETDADVIVFCGVKFMAEGAKILSPEKRVLLTHEDALCCMALMADKEGIEEMKKNHPNAKVVCYVNSSAEVKACSDVCCTSSSALSIINNLESDEIIFVPDKNLGSYVAEKVKDKKIILWHGCCNIHDHIEPKDIIDAKNKYGEDIVILAHPECRKEVRDMAHYVGSTAGIIKYGTECKSKKYLIVTDEGVIHQLNKNNKDKVFYSLNMRCNSMKITTLERVYNCLLHMEGEITVDEYIRKRAYSALENMHRLG, translated from the coding sequence ATGAGGGATATAAGAGAAGAAATTTTAAGACTAAAAAAAGAGAGAAATGCTATTATATTGGCGCATTATTACCAAAATCCAGATATACAGGATATTGCGGATTATGTTGGGGATTCATATTATTTGAGTAAAGTAGGTAAAGAGACAGATGCTGATGTAATTGTATTTTGTGGTGTTAAATTTATGGCAGAGGGAGCTAAAATTTTGTCACCAGAAAAAAGAGTTCTTTTAACTCATGAAGATGCACTATGTTGTATGGCTTTAATGGCAGACAAAGAGGGTATAGAAGAGATGAAAAAAAATCATCCCAATGCTAAAGTTGTTTGCTATGTTAACTCATCTGCTGAAGTTAAAGCTTGTTCCGATGTTTGTTGTACGTCATCTTCTGCACTTAGTATAATAAATAATTTAGAATCAGATGAGATTATATTTGTTCCAGATAAAAATTTAGGATCTTATGTTGCTGAGAAAGTTAAGGATAAGAAAATTATATTATGGCACGGATGTTGCAATATTCATGACCATATAGAACCTAAAGATATTATAGATGCGAAAAATAAATATGGAGAGGATATTGTAATTTTAGCTCATCCAGAGTGCAGGAAAGAAGTAAGGGATATGGCTCATTATGTAGGAAGTACTGCTGGAATCATAAAATATGGTACTGAATGCAAAAGTAAAAAGTATTTAATAGTAACTGATGAGGGGGTTATTCATCAACTAAATAAAAATAATAAAGATAAAGTTTTCTATAGTTTAAATATGAGGTGTAATAGCATGAAGATAACTACTTTAGAAAGAGTATATAACTGTCTCTTACATATGGAGGGGGAAATAACTGTAGATGAATATATTAGAAAAAGAGCATATAGTGCATTAGAAAACATGCATAGATTAGGATAA
- a CDS encoding QueT transporter family protein, whose translation MLKNSKEASKNIVKEKHNSKSKTQKITFAALLAAIYAALTLALSFLSYGPVQFRIAEGLTVLPYFSPYAIYGLFIGCIASNIISPMGIPDLIFGSIATLIAAILTYYIGRSNLKYKKVLAPLPSVLINAIIIGTMLKILYVKDMPLYLNMIYVGVGQLVCCYGLGLPLMSIIEKNKSLNKILK comes from the coding sequence ATGTTAAAAAATTCAAAGGAGGCGTCTAAGAACATCGTGAAAGAAAAGCACAATAGTAAATCTAAGACGCAAAAAATTACTTTTGCAGCTTTACTAGCTGCTATCTATGCTGCCTTAACTTTAGCTTTAAGCTTTTTAAGTTACGGTCCAGTTCAGTTTAGAATCGCGGAGGGATTAACAGTTTTACCTTATTTCTCACCCTACGCAATTTATGGGCTTTTTATAGGATGTATTGCATCTAATATTATAAGTCCAATGGGTATACCAGATCTAATTTTTGGTTCTATAGCTACACTTATAGCAGCTATTCTAACTTATTATATAGGTAGAAGTAACTTAAAATATAAAAAAGTTCTTGCTCCCTTACCTTCAGTTTTAATAAATGCTATTATAATAGGAACTATGCTAAAAATATTATATGTGAAAGATATGCCCCTTTACTTAAACATGATATACGTAGGCGTTGGCCAACTTGTATGTTGTTATGGACTTGGTCTACCCTTAATGTCAATAATTGAGAAAAATAAATCTCTAAATAAGATATTAAAATAA
- the rsxC gene encoding electron transport complex subunit RsxC, producing MNLLTFKKGIHPPHGKILTQNKKIEEFLPKGDLVFPLSQHIGAPCEPLVKKGDKVLVGQKIAESKAFVSSPIYSSVSGTVKNITPLMTASGVKVMSIIIENDGEYENIVSELKERDYKTLSVEEIKEIIKDSGIVGMGGAAFPTHIKLSPPEDKKVDSIILNGAECEPYLTCDHRLMLEQGKNIIEGLKIVLKLFPEAKGYIGIEDNKPDAILAMKKLVEKEKNIEVKALKTKYPQGAEKQLIYSITKREVPSGKLPADVGCIVQNVATIEAIYKAVVLGTPLIERVVTITGDAIKEPKNLKVKLGTSVKELIDACNGFSEEPVKIISGGPMMGMTLSTLDVPVMKGTSGILCLTSKAAVLPEPTNCIRCSRCVQACPMGLIPCKLDSLANRSELEDFESLHGLDCIECGCCTFVCPAKRHLIQSIRTAKRSVINSKKKTK from the coding sequence ATGAACTTACTAACTTTTAAAAAGGGAATTCATCCGCCCCATGGTAAAATTCTTACTCAAAATAAGAAAATAGAAGAGTTCTTACCAAAAGGTGACTTAGTATTCCCTCTTTCTCAACACATTGGAGCACCTTGTGAACCTTTAGTCAAAAAGGGGGATAAGGTTCTTGTAGGACAAAAAATAGCAGAATCAAAAGCTTTTGTATCTTCTCCAATTTATAGCAGTGTTTCTGGAACTGTAAAAAATATCACTCCACTAATGACTGCTAGTGGAGTAAAAGTAATGTCAATCATTATTGAAAATGATGGTGAATATGAAAACATAGTTTCTGAATTAAAAGAAAGAGACTATAAAACTCTTTCAGTGGAAGAAATAAAAGAAATTATAAAGGATTCAGGTATTGTGGGTATGGGAGGCGCTGCTTTTCCAACGCATATAAAATTATCACCTCCAGAAGATAAAAAAGTAGATTCTATCATATTGAATGGTGCTGAATGTGAACCTTATTTAACTTGTGACCATAGGCTTATGTTAGAACAAGGAAAAAATATAATAGAAGGATTAAAAATTGTACTTAAACTATTCCCAGAAGCTAAAGGATATATAGGCATAGAAGATAATAAACCTGATGCCATATTAGCAATGAAAAAACTAGTTGAAAAAGAAAAAAATATCGAAGTAAAAGCCTTAAAAACAAAATATCCTCAAGGGGCAGAAAAACAATTAATTTATTCTATAACTAAAAGAGAGGTACCTTCTGGAAAACTCCCTGCTGATGTAGGTTGCATTGTTCAAAACGTAGCTACTATAGAAGCAATTTATAAAGCTGTAGTATTGGGGACTCCACTCATAGAACGTGTAGTAACTATAACTGGAGATGCTATTAAAGAGCCTAAGAATTTAAAAGTAAAATTAGGTACTTCTGTAAAAGAACTTATAGATGCTTGCAATGGCTTTAGTGAAGAGCCAGTTAAAATTATTTCTGGTGGTCCTATGATGGGAATGACCTTAAGTACTTTAGATGTACCTGTGATGAAAGGAACATCTGGAATTCTTTGTCTTACAAGTAAAGCTGCTGTACTACCAGAACCAACAAATTGTATTAGATGCTCAAGATGTGTACAAGCGTGCCCAATGGGACTTATACCATGCAAATTAGACTCACTTGCTAATAGATCTGAACTTGAAGATTTTGAGTCTCTTCATGGTTTAGATTGTATTGAGTGTGGATGTTGTACTTTTGTATGTCCTGCAAAAAGACATCTTATACAATCTATTCGTACTGCAAAGCGTTCTGTGATTAACAGCAAAAAGAAAACAAAGTAA
- a CDS encoding RnfABCDGE type electron transport complex subunit D — MNEPMLTLSSSPHIRSKDSVQTIMRDVVIALIPPTIAGIYFFKWKALFVILTAILSSLLSEYLWQKLTHRKVTINDYSALVTGLLVAFNVPATIPLWMVAIGCAFAIIVVKQFFGGLGQNIVNPALAARAFLLASWPVAMTTWTIDGVTTATPLAALRGGFENLPSLSSVFLGNIGGCIGETSALAILIGAAYLLYRRVISWEIPVMYIGTVALLTTIIGRNGFMTGNGLYEIFTGGLMLGAFFMATDYTTSPVTKKGQIVFAIGCGIIATVIRLFGGYPEGVSYSILIMNLFVPLIDKYTTPKTFGGVK, encoded by the coding sequence ATGAATGAACCAATGTTAACTTTATCGTCATCTCCTCATATTAGATCAAAAGATTCTGTTCAGACTATTATGAGAGATGTAGTTATAGCTTTAATTCCTCCTACTATAGCTGGAATATACTTTTTTAAATGGAAAGCGTTATTTGTTATTTTAACTGCAATCTTATCTTCACTTTTATCAGAATATCTATGGCAAAAATTAACCCATAGAAAAGTTACAATAAATGACTATAGTGCATTAGTTACAGGCTTATTAGTAGCTTTCAATGTACCTGCCACAATTCCACTATGGATGGTTGCTATAGGTTGTGCATTTGCAATTATTGTTGTTAAGCAGTTTTTTGGTGGCTTAGGCCAAAACATAGTAAATCCCGCTTTAGCAGCTAGAGCATTTTTACTTGCATCTTGGCCTGTAGCTATGACTACTTGGACTATAGATGGTGTTACCACTGCAACTCCACTTGCTGCTTTAAGAGGTGGCTTTGAAAATCTACCTTCCTTATCAAGTGTATTCCTAGGAAACATTGGTGGTTGTATAGGGGAAACTTCTGCTCTAGCTATTTTAATAGGAGCTGCCTATCTATTATATAGAAGAGTAATATCTTGGGAAATACCTGTAATGTATATAGGTACTGTTGCCTTATTAACTACTATCATAGGCAGAAACGGTTTCATGACTGGAAACGGTTTATATGAAATATTTACTGGTGGATTAATGCTAGGTGCTTTCTTCATGGCAACCGATTACACTACATCACCTGTTACCAAAAAAGGTCAAATAGTATTTGCAATAGGTTGTGGTATTATTGCAACTGTTATTCGTCTATTTGGAGGATATCCTGAGGGTGTATCCTATTCTATATTAATAATGAACTTATTCGTGCCATTAATTGATAAATACACTACTCCTAAAACTTTTGGGGGGGTGAAATAA
- a CDS encoding RnfABCDGE type electron transport complex subunit G has protein sequence MEKKENTFKLGLILLIITACAGVILGLAYTITKGPIEKQAQKQNTEAMKEILSKADNFNKVDIKLPENIIEVNEAKSGSNLVGHAIKVKTKGYGGLIELMVGISKEGSVEGVRILSQSETPGLGANSTKPEFYDQYKGKSAKSDINVVKSSSKKDNEEKSSNEKKDVEATSSATTDSKEATENDITALTGATVTSKSITSGVNEAIKLYNNTLKGGSK, from the coding sequence ATGGAGAAAAAAGAAAATACATTTAAATTAGGTCTTATACTTCTTATTATTACAGCTTGTGCTGGTGTAATATTAGGTTTAGCCTACACTATAACTAAAGGACCTATAGAAAAGCAAGCACAAAAACAAAATACAGAAGCTATGAAAGAAATTCTTTCTAAGGCAGATAATTTTAATAAAGTAGATATTAAACTTCCTGAAAATATAATAGAAGTAAATGAAGCCAAATCAGGCAGCAACCTTGTTGGTCATGCTATAAAAGTTAAGACTAAGGGCTATGGTGGATTAATAGAATTAATGGTTGGTATATCTAAAGAAGGTTCTGTTGAAGGTGTTAGAATACTAAGCCAATCTGAAACACCTGGTTTAGGTGCAAACTCAACTAAACCCGAATTTTATGATCAATATAAAGGAAAATCTGCTAAAAGTGATATTAATGTTGTAAAATCCTCTTCTAAAAAGGATAATGAAGAAAAAAGCTCTAATGAAAAAAAAGACGTAGAAGCTACATCCAGCGCCACTACAGATTCAAAAGAAGCTACAGAAAATGATATTACAGCTCTAACAGGCGCTACTGTAACCTCAAAATCCATAACTTCTGGAGTTAACGAAGCAATTAAACTATATAATAATACATTAAAAGGAGGTAGTAAATAA
- the rsxE gene encoding electron transport complex subunit RsxE — MYTPLERIKNGVLNENVIFIQVLAMCPTLAVTTSAKDALGMGFASTVVLMGSNFVVSLLRKFIPEKIRIPSFIVVIASFVTLLQLLMQGFVPSLYKSLGIFIPLIVVNCVILGRAEAFASKNGPILSIFDGLGQGLGFTFSLGIIGMIRELFGTGKVFGFQIMPASFQPAIIMILAPGAFFTLGILMALINYRNAKKKKENKRIKEFAGCSGNCASCSVKHDN; from the coding sequence ATGTATACTCCTTTAGAGAGAATTAAAAATGGTGTCTTAAATGAAAATGTAATATTTATTCAGGTACTTGCAATGTGCCCTACTCTTGCGGTAACTACTAGTGCTAAAGATGCTTTAGGTATGGGATTTGCATCTACAGTAGTACTAATGGGGTCAAATTTTGTTGTATCTTTACTTAGAAAATTTATCCCTGAAAAAATACGTATTCCTTCTTTCATAGTTGTTATAGCATCTTTTGTTACCTTATTACAACTACTAATGCAAGGATTTGTACCTTCACTTTATAAATCTCTAGGAATTTTTATTCCTCTTATAGTTGTTAACTGTGTAATACTTGGAAGAGCTGAAGCTTTTGCGTCTAAAAATGGTCCTATACTTTCTATATTTGATGGTTTAGGTCAAGGACTTGGCTTTACTTTTTCACTAGGTATTATAGGAATGATTAGAGAACTTTTTGGAACTGGTAAAGTTTTTGGATTTCAGATAATGCCAGCATCTTTTCAACCTGCAATTATAATGATTTTAGCTCCTGGTGCTTTCTTTACTCTTGGTATTTTAATGGCCTTAATTAATTATAGAAATGCTAAGAAGAAAAAAGAAAATAAGAGAATAAAAGAATTTGCTGGTTGTAGTGGAAACTGTGCTAGTTGCTCTGTTAAACACGATAACTAA
- the rsxA gene encoding electron transport complex subunit RsxA — protein sequence MKLFMIFLSALLVNNFVLSKFLGICSFLGVSKKVKTAFGMGCAVTFVMVLASFISYIVYHTILIPLNLTYLYTIAFILVIASLVQFVEMFIKKTSPSLYSALGIFLPLITTNCAILGAVIINMNEKYTMIESVISGLASGLGYMLAIVLLAGIRERLDENQSMPESMKGLPISLITAGLMSIAFLGFQGLFH from the coding sequence ATGAAATTATTTATGATTTTTTTAAGTGCTTTACTAGTAAATAACTTTGTTCTTTCAAAATTTCTAGGTATATGCTCTTTCCTTGGAGTTTCGAAGAAAGTAAAAACTGCTTTTGGTATGGGTTGTGCTGTTACTTTTGTTATGGTACTTGCGTCATTTATATCATATATAGTTTATCATACAATATTAATACCACTTAATCTAACCTACTTATATACCATAGCATTTATACTAGTTATTGCATCCTTAGTTCAATTTGTAGAAATGTTTATAAAAAAGACAAGCCCTTCTTTGTATAGTGCTTTAGGTATATTCTTACCACTTATAACTACTAACTGTGCTATACTAGGTGCTGTTATAATAAATATGAATGAAAAATACACTATGATTGAATCTGTTATATCTGGGCTTGCATCTGGACTTGGATATATGCTTGCCATTGTTTTACTTGCTGGTATAAGAGAAAGATTAGATGAAAATCAATCTATGCCAGAATCTATGAAGGGCCTTCCAATATCCTTAATTACAGCTGGATTAATGTCCATTGCATTTTTAGGATTCCAAGGTCTATTTCACTAA
- a CDS encoding RnfABCDGE type electron transport complex subunit B: MELNSILFPALSLGGLGLVFGVILGYASKKFHVPVDERVPLVRDCLPGANCGGCGYAGCDAYAEAVVSGEAEANLCSVAASDATEKIGKIMGVSIDMGEPKKAFVKCVGSCNDAKFNGEYYGQMDCQQAAMIPGGGNKSCTYGCLGLGSCVKACKFDAIHVVDGVAIVDDDKCTACAACTVACPKNLIEIKPKSAIIRVACSSKDKLKEVKDACNVGCITCGLCARNCPEGAIVMENNLPVVDKDKCTLCMNCVQKCPTKVIRAYGNEIKVNEIKVNA; this comes from the coding sequence ATGGAATTAAATTCAATACTATTTCCCGCTCTTAGCTTAGGTGGGTTAGGACTAGTTTTTGGGGTAATACTAGGTTATGCATCAAAAAAATTCCATGTTCCTGTAGATGAACGAGTACCCCTAGTTAGAGATTGTCTACCTGGTGCTAATTGTGGAGGATGTGGATATGCTGGATGCGATGCCTATGCAGAAGCTGTAGTAAGTGGAGAAGCCGAAGCAAATTTATGTTCAGTTGCAGCTAGTGATGCTACTGAAAAAATTGGTAAAATTATGGGAGTCTCAATTGACATGGGAGAACCTAAAAAGGCCTTTGTAAAATGTGTAGGTTCTTGCAATGATGCTAAATTTAATGGTGAATATTATGGCCAAATGGATTGTCAGCAAGCTGCTATGATTCCTGGTGGTGGAAATAAATCTTGTACTTATGGATGTTTAGGTTTAGGAAGCTGTGTTAAAGCTTGTAAATTTGATGCTATACATGTGGTAGATGGTGTTGCCATTGTAGATGATGATAAATGCACAGCATGTGCTGCCTGTACAGTAGCATGTCCTAAGAATTTAATAGAGATAAAACCAAAATCAGCTATAATTAGAGTTGCTTGTAGCTCTAAAGACAAACTTAAAGAAGTTAAAGATGCATGTAATGTTGGATGTATAACCTGTGGATTATGTGCAAGAAATTGTCCTGAAGGTGCTATTGTTATGGAAAATAATTTACCAGTAGTAGATAAGGATAAATGTACTTTATGTATGAATTGTGTTCAAAAATGTCCTACAAAAGTAATTAGAGCATATGGAAATGAAATTAAAGTAAACGAAATTAAAGTGAATGCTTAA
- a CDS encoding Gx transporter family protein, with translation MKNTKKLLYLGFCIGIALVIYFVEAQIPVLFPGIKLGLANSVSLFVLFFFGWKEAISVMIIRTFLGSLFGGNLFAFFFSLSGGLFSNIVTIIALKYFKEDVSIEWLSVLGAVFHNIGQLLIAAFLIRDFRIYFYFPILNISSIITGYFTGIVTKNLYLRLNKIKHIK, from the coding sequence ATGAAAAATACCAAAAAACTATTATATTTAGGGTTTTGTATAGGGATTGCACTTGTAATATATTTTGTGGAGGCACAGATACCTGTACTTTTCCCGGGAATAAAATTAGGACTTGCTAATTCTGTTTCTTTATTTGTACTATTTTTTTTCGGATGGAAAGAAGCCATATCAGTAATGATAATCAGAACTTTCTTGGGTTCCTTATTTGGAGGGAATTTATTTGCTTTCTTTTTTAGTCTTTCAGGTGGTTTATTTAGTAATATAGTTACTATAATAGCATTAAAATATTTTAAAGAAGATGTTAGTATAGAATGGCTAAGTGTGTTAGGTGCTGTTTTTCATAATATAGGACAACTTTTAATAGCAGCATTTTTAATAAGAGATTTTAGGATATATTTTTACTTCCCAATATTAAATATATCATCAATTATAACTGGATACTTTACAGGAATAGTCACAAAAAACTTATATCTCAGGCTCAATAAAATTAAGCATATTAAATAA
- a CDS encoding NusG domain II-containing protein codes for MKKGDKFILVFVALIFLTSIGSLWFYRTGKQENQIAVIEKDGKVLHKIDIKNLKEKKEIKIELEDGRYNIIEIEKGRIRFKDANCRDKVCIRSGWLSRNGDMAICLPNRVSIKILGEREDVDGVAY; via the coding sequence ATGAAAAAAGGAGATAAGTTTATTTTAGTATTTGTAGCGCTTATATTTTTAACAAGTATAGGATCTTTATGGTTTTATAGAACTGGTAAGCAAGAAAATCAAATAGCTGTAATAGAGAAAGACGGTAAAGTTTTGCATAAAATAGATATTAAAAATCTAAAAGAAAAAAAAGAAATTAAAATAGAATTAGAAGATGGTCGTTATAATATTATAGAAATAGAAAAAGGAAGAATTAGATTTAAGGATGCTAATTGTAGAGATAAAGTTTGTATAAGAAGTGGATGGCTTTCCCGAAATGGAGATATGGCTATATGTTTACCTAATAGAGTTTCCATTAAAATTTTAGGGGAAAGAGAAGATGTAGATGGAGTAGCTTATTAG
- a CDS encoding DUF402 domain-containing protein yields the protein MKVKYADHIKWNRILEKDFNFKYIDRDEFRGYAAISYFKKVTAPRYAEMNGVDYLILDEGHTWIQYFPEGLNYAVTVMFDCNKKIVQWYFDICTSNKIDERGIPYFNDLYLDVVLLPKGDTMLLDEDELEEALKIGDITEEEYHMAKEVAEDILKELKEDKNSIVHFSKVNLKEMQEIL from the coding sequence ATGAAGGTTAAATATGCAGATCATATAAAATGGAACAGAATATTAGAAAAAGATTTTAATTTTAAATACATAGATAGAGATGAGTTTAGGGGATATGCTGCTATATCTTATTTTAAGAAGGTTACAGCTCCACGTTATGCAGAAATGAATGGTGTAGACTATCTAATATTAGATGAAGGGCATACTTGGATTCAATATTTTCCAGAAGGTCTAAATTATGCAGTAACAGTTATGTTTGATTGTAATAAGAAAATAGTTCAGTGGTATTTTGACATTTGTACCAGTAACAAAATAGATGAAAGGGGAATTCCATATTTCAATGATTTATATCTTGATGTAGTTCTTTTACCTAAGGGGGATACTATGTTATTAGATGAAGATGAATTAGAAGAAGCACTTAAAATAGGGGATATAACTGAGGAAGAATATCATATGGCTAAAGAAGTAGCGGAAGATATTTTGAAGGAATTAAAAGAAGATAAAAATTCGATAGTTCATTTTAGTAAGGTTAATCTAAAGGAAATGCAAGAAATTTTATAG
- a CDS encoding xanthine phosphoribosyltransferase produces MELLKQKILKEGKILEGNILKVDMFLNHQMDVKLFNEMGKEFKERFKGEKVDKILTIEASGIGIACIASQYFDYVPVIFAKKFQSANLDTECYQSDVFSYTKQKRYNVRVSKNYLNKGERILIIDDFLANGRAALGLIDIVRQAGAEPVGIGIVIEKGFQIGRSEIEKEGVRVESLSILKSIEDNRLTFK; encoded by the coding sequence TTGGAGTTATTAAAACAAAAAATTCTAAAAGAAGGTAAAATACTAGAAGGTAATATTCTAAAGGTGGATATGTTCTTAAATCACCAAATGGATGTAAAACTTTTTAATGAAATGGGAAAAGAATTTAAAGAGAGATTTAAAGGTGAGAAAGTAGACAAAATACTAACCATAGAAGCTTCAGGAATAGGTATAGCTTGTATAGCATCTCAATATTTTGATTATGTACCAGTAATTTTTGCAAAAAAATTTCAAAGTGCTAATTTAGATACAGAATGCTATCAATCTGATGTGTTTTCTTATACAAAACAAAAAAGATATAATGTTAGAGTAAGTAAAAACTATTTAAATAAAGGTGAAAGAATTTTAATTATTGATGATTTCTTAGCCAATGGAAGAGCAGCTTTAGGGCTTATAGACATTGTAAGGCAAGCGGGAGCTGAACCTGTTGGAATAGGTATTGTTATAGAAAAAGGTTTCCAAATAGGAAGGTCAGAGATAGAAAAAGAAGGAGTTAGAGTAGAATCTTTATCAATATTAAAAAGTATAGAGGATAACAGACTAACCTTCAAATAA